CTTGAGCTTGGTTTCGGTGTGGCTGCTGTCGACCGGTTGGGTGACCAGCCATGGGTAGGCCGGCATTTTCGATTCCGGTACGACGTTGCGCGGGTTGTACAAGTGCGCGCGATGCCAGTCATCCGAGTAACGCGAACCGACCCGGGCCAGGTCCGGACCGGTACGTTTCGAGCCCCACAGGAACGGGTGATCCCACACGCTCTCGCCGGCTACCGAGTAGTGGCCGTAGCGTTCGGTTTCGGCGCGGAACGGACGGATCATCTGCGAGTGGCAACCGACGCAGCCTTCGCGGATGTAGATGTCGCGGCCTTCCAGTTGCAGCGCGGTGTAGGGCTTCATGCCTTCCACCGGTTTGTTGGTCACGTCCTGGAAGAACAGCGGGACGATCTGGGTCAGGCCGCCGATGCTCACGGCAAACACCATCAGCAGCATCAGCAGGCCGACGTTCTTTTCAATCGTTTCGTGTTTCATGGCGGACTCCTCAGGCCATCTGCGCGGCAGCAACGACGTCAGCAGGCTGCGAGGCCCGCACGGTGCGCCAGGTGTTGTAAGCCATCAGGAACATGCCGCTGAGGAAGATCGCCCCGCCAATCAGCCGCACGACGAAGCCAGGGTGGCTGGCCACCAGGGTTTCGACGAAGGAGTAGGTCAGCGTGCCGTCCTCGTTCACCGCACGCCACATCAGGCCCTGGGCGATACCGTTGACCCACATCGAGGCGATGTAGAGCACGGTGCCGATGGTCGCGAGCCAGAAGTGCGCGTTGATCAGGCCGATGCTGTGCATCTGCTCTTTGCCGAAGACTTTCGGGATCATGTGGTACAGCGCGCCGATGGAAATCATCGCCACCCAGCCGAGCGCGCCGGCGTGTACGTGGCCGATGGTCCAGTCGGTGTAGTGGGAGAGGGCGTTCACCGTCTTGATCGCCATCATCGGACCTTCGAAGGTCGACATGCCGTAGAACGCCAGCGACACCACAAGGAAGCGCAGGATCGGGTCGCTGCGCAACTTATGCCAGGCGCCCGAGAGGGTCATCATGCCGTTGATCATGCCGCCCCAGCTCGGTGCCAGCAGTACCAGCGACATCACCATGCCCAGCGACTGCGCCCAGTCCGGCAGCGCGGTGTAGTGCAAGTGGTGCGGGCCGGCCCAGATGTACAGGGTGATCAGCGCCCAAAAGTGCACGATCGACAGGCGATACGAATACACCGGACGTTCGGCCTGTTTCGGCACGAAGTAGTACATCATCCCGAGGAAACCGGCGGTGAGGAAAAAGCCTACGGCGTTGTGGCCGTACCACCATTGCACCATCGCGTCGGTTGCACCGGCGTACACCGAGTAGGATTTGGTGAAGCTCACCGGCAGCTCAAGGTTGTTGACGATGTGCAGGATCGCCACGGTGATGATGAACGCGCCGAAGAACCAGTTGCCCACATAAATGTGCTTGGTCTTGCGCTGCATGATCGTGCCGAAGAACACGATGGCGTAGGCGACCCAGACGATGGTGATCAGGATGTCGATCGGCCATTCCAGCTCGGCGTATTCCTTGGAGCTGGTGTAACCCAGCGGCAGGCTGATGGCTGCCAGCAGGATCACCAGTTGCCAGCCCCAGAAGCAGAAGGCGGCGATTTTCGGCGCAAACAATTGCGTCTGGCAGGTGCGCTGCACCGAGTAGAACGAACTGGCGAACAAGGCACAGCCGCCGAACGCGAAGATCACCGCGTTGGTGTGCAACGGGCGCAGGCGTCCGAAGCTGGTCCACGGCAGGTTGAAGTTGAGTTCGGGCCAGACCAATTGAGCCGCGAGAAAAACCCCGAGCCCCATGCCGACGATGCCCCACACCACCGTCATAATGGCGAATTGGCGGACCACCTTGTAGTTGTAGGCGGTACTGATAGAAGTGTTCATGGTTCCCCATCCACGGTTCAGCCGAAGTGAGCGCGCGCAGAAAACGCCGCGAATCCTTCGCCTGGAGTTATAGGCAGACTAAAAGCGAGGCAAGCATGGACAAACAGCACAAGGCCAGTATTGACGGGGATCAATGGGCGCAGTGCCTGCGGGATCACGGGTGGCTTTGGGATGCGGCTGTTGGGGAGGCTTCGGCGACGCTCATTCTCGCGCATGGTGCCGGGGCGCCGATGGATAGC
This genomic window from Pseudomonas kribbensis contains:
- the ccoO gene encoding cytochrome-c oxidase, cbb3-type subunit II; its protein translation is MKHETIEKNVGLLMLLMVFAVSIGGLTQIVPLFFQDVTNKPVEGMKPYTALQLEGRDIYIREGCVGCHSQMIRPFRAETERYGHYSVAGESVWDHPFLWGSKRTGPDLARVGSRYSDDWHRAHLYNPRNVVPESKMPAYPWLVTQPVDSSHTETKLKVMRTLGVPYTDDDISGAVASLKGKTEMDALVSYLQVLGTAIKSKR
- the ccoN gene encoding cytochrome-c oxidase, cbb3-type subunit I; this translates as MNTSISTAYNYKVVRQFAIMTVVWGIVGMGLGVFLAAQLVWPELNFNLPWTSFGRLRPLHTNAVIFAFGGCALFASSFYSVQRTCQTQLFAPKIAAFCFWGWQLVILLAAISLPLGYTSSKEYAELEWPIDILITIVWVAYAIVFFGTIMQRKTKHIYVGNWFFGAFIITVAILHIVNNLELPVSFTKSYSVYAGATDAMVQWWYGHNAVGFFLTAGFLGMMYYFVPKQAERPVYSYRLSIVHFWALITLYIWAGPHHLHYTALPDWAQSLGMVMSLVLLAPSWGGMINGMMTLSGAWHKLRSDPILRFLVVSLAFYGMSTFEGPMMAIKTVNALSHYTDWTIGHVHAGALGWVAMISIGALYHMIPKVFGKEQMHSIGLINAHFWLATIGTVLYIASMWVNGIAQGLMWRAVNEDGTLTYSFVETLVASHPGFVVRLIGGAIFLSGMFLMAYNTWRTVRASQPADVVAAAQMA